A genome region from Chiroxiphia lanceolata isolate bChiLan1 chromosome 5, bChiLan1.pri, whole genome shotgun sequence includes the following:
- the CSDC2 gene encoding cold shock domain-containing protein C2, producing the protein MRVCSKRTSYTHQIPQIHQQAAGGSPPEPGCGRHRRSSQGSGAVSGPAEHRCSAERSSKEPVAAKEVTSSRPARPGVLSPATHPPAPKTEEPAGPTMSSDPSAPPSVPPLHSPKSPVWPTFPFQREGSRIWERGNLLLRDLPSPLPTKRTRTYSATARASAGPVFKGVCKQFSRSQGHGFITPENGTEDIFVHVSDIEGEYVPVEGDEVTYKVCPIPPKNQKFQAVEVVLTNLAPHTKHETWSGQIIGS; encoded by the exons ATGCGTGTGTGTTCGAAGCGCACATCATACACACATCAGATACCGCAGATCCATCAGCAGGCAGCCGGAGGAAGCCCCCCGGAGCCGGGCTGCGGGCGACACCGCCGCTCCTCGCAAGGTAGCGGGGCAGTGTCTGGCCCCGCCGAGCACCGATGCTCTGCAGAGCGCAGCTCCAAGGAGCCCGTCGCTGCTAAGGAG GTCACCAGCAGTAGACCCGCACGCCCGGGTGTCCTTTCTCCTGCCACCCACCCACCTGCCCCCAAAACGGAGGAGCCCGCTGGTCCCACCATGTCTTCGGACCCCAGCGCCCCACCATCGGTGCCACCGCTGCACTCCCCCAAGTCACCAGTGTGGCCCACCTTCCCCTTCCAGCGGGAGGGCAGCCGCATCTGGGAGCGAGGCAACCTCCTGCTGCGGGACCtgcccagccccctccccaccaagAGGACCAGGACCTACTCGGC GACGGCGCGTGCCTCTGCCGGTCCCGTCTTCAAAGGCGTCTGCAAGCAGTTCTCTCGCTCCCAGGGACACGGATTTATCACCCCTGAGAATGGCACAGAGGACATTTTCGTGCATGTGTCTGA CATCGAGGGGGAGTACGTCCCGGTGGAGGGGGATGAGGTGACGTACAAGGTCTGTCCTATCCCTCCCAAGAACCAGAAGTTCCAGGCAGTGGAGGTGGTCCTCACTAACCTGGCGCCGCACACGAAGCACGAGACATGGTCTGGCCAGATCATCGGCTCCTAG
- the PMM1 gene encoding phosphomannomutase 1: MAAARGRVLCLFDVDGTLTPPRQKIEPEVDAFLRELRERVLIGVVGGSDYAKIAEQLGDGDEVIEKFDYVFAENGTVQYKNGQLVSKQAIQDHLGEELLQDLINFCLNYMALLKLPKKRGTFIEFRNGMLNISPIGRSCTPEERIEFSELDKKERIREKFVAALQREFAGKGLRFSRGGMISFDVFPEGWDKRYCLNVLDDERFDTIHFFGNETTPGGNDYEIYDDPRTVGHSVQSPQDTVQRCREIFFPERANEC, encoded by the exons atggcggcggcgcggggccgggtGCTGTGCCTCTTCGACGTGGACGGGACCCTGACGCCGCCTCGGCAG AAAATCGAGCCGGAGGTGGATGCGTTCCTGCGGGAGCTGCGGGAGAGGGTGCTCATCGGCGTAGTGGGAGGCTCCGACTATGCCAAGATAGCCGAGCAGCTGGGGGACGGGGACGAAG TCATTGAAAAGTTTGACTACGTCTTTGCAGAGAACGGCACAGTGCAATACAAGAATGGGCAGCTGGTCTCCAAGCAG GCCATTCAGGATCACctgggggaagagctgctgcaggatctGATCAACTTTTGTCTCAACTACATGGCATTGCTGAAGCTGCCCAAGAAACG AGGAACCTTCATTGAGTTTCGCAATGGGATGCTGAACATCTCCCCCATCGGACGAAGCTGCACCCCAGAAGAGCGAATTGAGTTCTCTGAGCTGGACAAG AAAGAGCGGATCCGGGAGAAGTTTGTGGCAGCCTTGCAGAGGGAGTTTGCTGGCAAGGGCCTGCGTTTCTCCCGAG GTGGCATGATCAGCTTTGATGTGTTCCCAGAGGGCTGGGACAAGCGCTACTGCCTCAATGTGCTCGACGATGAGAGATTTGACACTATCCACTTCTTTGGGAACGAGACGACCCCT ggagggaacGACTATGAAATCTATGATGATCCCCGCACTGTGGGACACAGTGTCCAGTCCCCCCAAGACACGGTCCAGCGATGCCGCGAAATCTTCTTTCCAGAAAGAGCCAATGAGTGCTGA
- the POLR3H gene encoding DNA-directed RNA polymerase III subunit RPC8, producing MFVLVEMTDTVRIPPWQFERKLNESIAEELNKKLANKVVYNVGLCICLYDITKLEDSYIFPGDGASHTKVHFRYVVFHPFLDEILIGQIKSCSQDGVHVSIGFFDDIVIPPESLQQPAKFDEAEQVWVWEYETEEGAHDLYMDIGEEIRFRVVDETFVDTSPTGPSSAEASTSTATEEVQKKEAPYTLVGSISEPGLGLLSWWTNS from the exons ATGTTTGTCCTGGTGGAGATGACTGACACTGTCAGAATTCCTCCCTGGCAGTTTGAAAGGAAACTGAACGAATCCATTGCTGAAGAGCTAAACAAGAAATTGGCCAATAAG GTCGTGTACAATGTCGGGCTCTGCATCTGTCTGTACGATATCACAAAGCTGGAAGATTCATACATATTTCCTGGGGATGGTGCATCACATACCAAAG tgcaTTTCCGCTATGTGGTCTTCCATCCCTTCCTGGATGAGATCCTGATTGGACAGATTAAAAGCTGCAGCCAGGACGGCGTCCACG TTTCTATTGGATTCTTTGATGATATTGTCATCCCACCAGaatccctgcagcagccagctaAGTT TGATGAAGCAGAGCAGGTGTGGGTGTGGGAATACGAGACAGAAGAAGGGGCCCATGACCTTTACATGGACATTGGGGAGGAGATCCGCTTCCGAGTCGTGGATGAAACATTTGTCGATACATCACCGACAGGTCCAAGCTCTGCAGAGGCTTCCACTTCAACTGCCACAGAAGAAGTCCAGAAGAAAGAGGCACCGTACACTCTTGTG GGATCAATCAGCGAGCCCGGCCTGGGCCTCCTGTCGTGGTGGACAAACAGTTAG